The Gambusia affinis linkage group LG05, SWU_Gaff_1.0, whole genome shotgun sequence region TatttgagactttttttaattgacaGCAGTGAAGCGAACTTAGTTGAGGTTTGTATAAACCGGACTAAATGAGACTAAAACTTTCAATGAAAGCGTCGGTGTAGTTTAATTAGTTGTTACAGCTAAAGGAGTTTGTGAACTgctaatttaaatcaaagctagATGCTATGTTAGTTTATAATACAGAACATACGTTTGACTTTAATGTATTGCTTTTCATGCTTAAGCTTAAACATGCTTATTTCCTACATAATAGTTTGTTTCTTAAAGTCTGATTTatgaataatattatttaaaataattaataataatagtaaacaGTTTTAGTCATGTACTTTTAGAGTGTccacactaaaaataaaactatgaaaacttggaaaattgcagttttccattttattttcgCCCAGCTTCAACCAAGATATTTGAGATCTTATAGCTTAGTGGGCAGTTTGTTTGCCTGTAAAGATGAGGaaggtagaagaaaaaaaaatcttaacaaatcaaaagaagaaGTGAGGCTTAAACTGTTAACCGAAAGTCATGTCTATTGCAAAGCACTAAAACAGGACCTGAGAGAAGCATCAGCTCTCacttaataaatctgctgctgctgtactTATTCAGAAATCATCCTGAGGAAGAGGTGCAGTCTTGAAGTCAATCTAGAAGTTGGGAAACCTGGATGAAATGGACTAAAAACCTCATCGGATTACATAAGAATTAGACCACAGCATTACTCAAGGAGTATCGGGAAGCCTGGAAAACTTTCTAAGCCCTTTTTGCTGAACGAAATAAGAAAAACTCCCAGAGAAACCAGGAAGTGGTAAACAGTGTCGATGGTAGGATGAAATATTGACTTTAGGATTGTTTGTTTCCATTCTAAGCTCCATTTCACTTGCTCCATTAGAAAATGTGacgttttttaaattaaatgactgtttttaatgaaattctGTTGTAATCATTactattttttctgttatgagTGCAGATTTAAGAACACTTTGCTGcttataatttttataaaactacTCAAGAATAactaatttgtaaataattttcgtatttcaaaatgctttttgaagtgttggattttgtttaaaatcacaataatctattttcttatttaaaatatattaaagcttAGTTTCACaatgtaataattttgttttttgtttttttttcaatgaaaacatGCTCCTTTTCGTCGTAGATGTTTCTGATCCTGTCCCTGCTGATTATGTGTGCGCCACCAGGGGGCGACGCATCTCCAATCAGCTGCTACAACGACCAAGGTGATGCTGTTGACTGGTAAATATTCATTTCACTGCTAAAATTCACAGAAATCTGAGAGTTTAAATCACAGTTGAATATATTGTGTAACTTTTGGCTTCTCTGGTATTAATTCACTGCTGTCCCCTTGTGTTTAAACAAGGTTTTACCTGTATAAACTCCCTAAAGAAGGTGGTAGAACACACGAGTTTAAGGGAGAGACGTATTTATTGCTGGACAAAGGGAGTGAAGGATGGACGGAGGGGAAGGTCACGGTGAATGACACCAAAGGAGCTTTGGGCCAGACAGTCGGACAGCTGTACTCACAGGAAAAGGTCGGTTTCCATCAGGTTTCCTTTTTATCTGCAGCAGATCAGAGGCTGATGCTAAAAATTGTGAGTTTTACATccctttctttagaaaaaaacatctatagTTGAAGGTCAGCATTCTtcaaaaatgaattatgaagcaGTTTTCACTTCCTTCATATTCACACGTTCAGGTTGGAGCAAGTGAAAAACGGCCGCAGGCAGCAGATATTTCAGGTCTTACTGTCTCAACAGTCTCATAAAAACTAATCTAATTTAAAGAGTGACCTAAAAGCAGTGGCATAGAAAGtggatgcaaaaataaattatgttgcACTGACGCAATAATACTTTAGAATAAGTTTTTCATGTAAGGTATTTGCTGTACACTTTCTGCACCTGTCGTTtctatttcttctcttttactCCATCATGTCTGAGGTGTGTTTTAGTTGTGGTGGAGGCTACATAATGGCAATTAAATCAGAGCTTGGTtgaaaaaatcaaattaaataggATATTTTCAAGTATAACTTTGAGCTGTTTTTACTGATAAATGACCAAAGAAATATTGCCCACAACATTATTTGTTGACACAAGTCTCTGTCTTTTTAACAGGACCAGTATGGATACCAAAACCtattactaatttaaaaaaaatggatctCCCAGATTGTTTTTGCTATGTCACCACATCCTATACTGTATTTGCTCCTCAGTAATAAATGGTTTTCATCGAGTTGTCGATCCTGAGATGCTACTCTCTGCTGCAGTTCTTTAGCAGTGGAGATTTGTTTGCCTCCtatatgaaaattaaaataccTCTGACTTAAAtggtctgttttttattttattttgaagaacagCTAAAAGACATGGAGGTCAGTGTTTTATCACAAGGGAAACAGAACGGATGGTTATTAAAAACTCCTTCattcttcttattttattggaattgtCTTGGTTGCCACTAATTGTGAcatctgtgatttaaaaaaatgttcttaattagaaatttgttttacttagtgaacaaatgtttttgaattgccACACAGTGTCTGGGCTAGGtcaagatttcttttaaagaataaagtatATTATGAGTATGAAGTTGTAAGTGTATGAGAGCAAACTCATAAAAATTCAATAATAAAGATATATTACCAGAATAAGGTTGTATATTAATGAAGAAGTAATTTTATGGGAATTctcatgataataataataacatcagGAATGTGGAGCAGCTTGGGAAATTCtacttttgtttcagtttgacaaataaataaatgcttaatcttttaacacatcGGCATCAAGTTATTCTcagtagcaggactttgaaTTGATTGTTCAAACGAGTTTATTTCGAAAAAAGAATCACATGGACTCGACAAGATGGTGACATCAGATCTTTATAGCTCTGTCACAGCTTTGCTGTCattgaaacaatgtttttcagCTAATCTTTCTGCTTTGGTAATATTTCATCTTTATCCTACTAacaatttatttccataatattatgactttattcttgtatttaaaagagaaatctcAAATACACCATTGTACTAAATGaattgtacttttaaaaaaaagtaaattcaatCAGAGATTTTGCTACTTCAATAAAGATTTCTTTCAGTAAGTCTAGATGGTGCCATATTTTTCAGTAGAACCCAATTCCAAGAATCTATAATGCAATTTTCTACTATTTTTGTACTGTAATTAAACAGAAAGTGTTTCTGACTGTTTTGGTGCACTATCTACCTCCACCaggaaaaacaatttgattattttttttttttaaatcttcatttaCTTATAAAATGATACAATTTTCTTTAAGAACATTGCTGATAATGTTAATGTTACAAAAGGAGATCCCAGAATATTCTTAATGCCGGTAAATGTCACAAAGTTCAATATTCATTCCTTAAACTCATCCTGTTTGTCCATCCTTTGGTTTCTGCTCAACAGAGATCATACCGTGAAGAAAACAGGTCAAACAGAGAAACCCAGAGGTGTTTCATAGAGGTTCCTAAGGTGTTTCAAGGCCAGATGGGATGCATGATTCATCCAGAAAACTCTGGGTCTCATCCAAAAATGACATCCGGAGTCTTATAATGAGATGCCTGAAATGTCCCAGACAATTCAAATTCTGCTGCAAACCAGTCGAGTGTACTCCAACAGAAGCACATCTTAAGCTGGTCGGAAACGTCAGACCTGGAGGCTGTTGACATGACCACACTCTGAGATCTTGTCCGCTGTCAGGCCATGGCAGAGATTCCCTTTGAGActtagaaaattttattttttgaaaaattatttgattgttttcagttttggatCCATGCAAAATCTTTGTGTGAATTTAGAATCggtgatttaaagaaaacatttttgttttcacagaattCGGAGGTAGCTTACATCTTGTACAACGACCAGCCGCCTTCTGAGGAGTTTGGTGGCAGATGGGCTGAAGGCAGCGGGAGCAGGGGAGGTCACACGAAAGGTCAGGCTCCTTAATGTCGCCCTGTGTTCAGAAACAGAGTGGAAAACAGTTAAACTGCCTCAGGGAATAATCCGGTTTGGACATAATTTGGTACCCATGAGGAGAAGAGATATCCTGCTGCTAATAAAGTATCTGACCGTCTCACCTGGTACAAAACAGAGCCTCACCTGATGTattcttgtttcattttctgtaagcTAATTTGCTAACACTTCTATCGTCTCTGGCCTTCAGGCGTCGTTCTGCTGGATAAAAATCAGGGGTTTTGGTTGGTGCACAGCACCCCTCACTTCCCCCCTGAGCGACAGGAAGGGCAGTTTTACTATCCCAGCAGCGGAGTGAACAACGGGCAGAACTTCATCTGCGTCACCTACCCGCTAGAACGTTTCCAGACTATCGGTAAGACTGGAGTCGAGGCTTTTATGCTGGAATGCTAAGCCCCTCCCAGAACGCTGATGTGTATTAATATGGAGAACTTAAGAAAACAAGATGTATCCTTTCTGTCATCGtagtttaaaacttaaattaaaaatgaaatttcacAGATGGATTTCCACTTAATTCAGAATATTACAGATATGAACAATTTGAAAAGGAAATCAAGATGTGGTGTTAttgaggaagaaggaaaaaaatctaagagtatttaaagttttcatgCCTCTGTGCACAACTCACATTAGACAATGTCCGTCCTCTGAGGCAAAGTTGTTCCCCTAAATGAAGTCGTAGCTAAAGGAGGACATTTAAATGCATGACGGTTCAGATGGTGAGAGCAGGAGGAGCGCTGAGGggaaagacagaaacatttaggtttgattttgttttctctcacaaGCATCTCGTAATATATAATGATACATGTTTCCTCTGAGTTTGTTTCAAAgtagaaacactttaaaaagaaatcagaagtTGTTGCTGCTGAACACCAGACTGTAATGCTTATCTTATATTGTTTTCCACTCTCTAAAAATGCCAGTGTAAACATAAGtctatttctgtaaaataaaacttttcatagTTTTATGCAACGTTCAGGGAAACTCATCATATCTGGGAgataacattaacatttttgaaacaggCCTAAAAAGTCTGAAGATTGAATTTAGATTGGATTCTTAGCTAAATGTGTCAGGAAAAACTGGGTCAATCCTTAACTTTATTAGACTGCTGATGTCTGAGCAAGTGTTTTAGcaggaagaaatgttttttatttaaatatttcaaagagaAATCTCTTAAGGAGCAATACAAAAATTATATGTTTGccagctttatttaaataatatgcTAATGTAGTTCcttaaaagctgctgcttttagTAAAGGATTTATTATGTTGTGTTTAGCATTCTGGTCAGGTAATGACACAACAGCATAATCAGTGTAAACAGGTGTTGTCTCCGTGTCACTCAGCCGCCGCCGCAGATCGCTGGCAGACTCAGACGTTGGCACAGTTGCTATGGCAGAGCTGGGGATAATGTAATTAGACGGAGGTGTGTAACCATAGAGATCGAGGCCCTCACGCTGCGGCAGGGATTTGTTTCATCACGTCCTCGCCTCTCCAGCTGAGATGTTCTGGGCGTCCGGGGAAAACGTGGACACACAGGCAGAGGGCATCTGGTCAAACAGCAGAGGCAGagctttgtttttatcagcACCTGCAGCATTTCATGTACACATAAATGCAGAAAGCTGCTCTGCTGCTATTGGAATTTGCTTTGTAATCGTCTCAGGGATGCCACCTATAAGTGAAAAACTGTTGAGCTGACAGAAACTTGTGCAGTTTCAGTAACAAATTTAATCAAGcctaactttttatttcatttagtttgtcCTGAACCAATATACCACTTAGGAGAaactcaatttattttaattaaaggcAAAGCTGTTGTGCTTTGATAATTTAATCACTACTGCAGTGATCTTATTTCGCGAGCACAACTAGTTTTATAGCTTTGCTCAGGCTATTGGGCCTGAACCAAAGTTTGATCAAACCAGAACTCTCATCTGTCCAAACATGCAATACTTTCCCAAAAACGGCCATTTGGTTCTTACACAGTTCCTTTATATCTGAATTAGGGATAATGCATTCATTTAGAGGGAAGTTCCAACAGATATTCCTGTTTGGAAGTTTAGTggtgattaaaatgtttattaaaccGAGCATCCAAATTCAATCAGCCACTTTTATACTGTGGGAATGTTTTGTCtaatgtttaaagttgttttacagTTTGGCAAGCAACACATACAGCTCCAATTGCtattgttttctgctgcttctgctctgTTAAAAAGCTccacattaataataataataataataataataataataatccattttatttaaaaaagtcttTTATATTGCCAATTGAAATCTCAAAGAGCTATTATACTAGATCCTGTAATTAAAGAAATGGCCCACAGTTCTTCCTAAccgatttaaaaaacaataaaaccaaacaaaaatgtaaaaaaatattaacctaCAAATAAACCttgaaaataactcaaaactaTTTAGTAATTcaagaaaaatatctaaataatctaaaaaataaagaacaaatagCTATAGATTACAATTGGAACAAAAAAGCATCTAGTTTTCAAAGATCAGCGCAGTTTGCGACACAgttagtgtttatttttaagcagttatgagacaAGGtggtgaaaccttaaactgctgttGCATAACAACCTGGACACTCAAcagattgttgctaggtaactaaagagtgagttagttgatgccacaaACTTGTTTAGCTGCctgtgagaggttgagctgCTAAaaacctttcctctgcctacatcccccagaatgctctgcagttctggattggagtttgattaaattattcACAATATGTTTTTGTCCAGTCCAATGACTTGAGTGTGTTTTGTGCCACAGGAGAGCAGCTGCAGATCAATCAGCCTAATGTGTATGACTGTGACGTCCCGGAGTCCCTGGCGTCCTCCGTTCCTGCTCTGGCTGCTGTCTGCAACAAAAACCTTCTGTCCTCTCAGACGTTTCCACATGTGAAAACTGTGTCCAACCGCAGCGTGACTCTGACCTCAACAGGCGGCACCGACTTCATCAGCTTCGCCAAAGGAGCAAAGTTCGATGATGGTGCTCCTTCTGTTTTATAGGCTGGAGCAATTTCTAAAGCTTCAGGTTCGTTGTCTCACctgtcctctctctctttctcagaTCTCTACCACTCGTGGGTGGCGCCCGCCCTCAAATCAGACCTCCTGGTTCAGTTCTGGGTGCGCTCCACTGGGATCCTGCCCTCCGACTGCTCGCTGGGCTGGAAGGTCCTGGACATCAAGAGCATCAACCCGGGGCAGACGTTCACCTTCAAGACCACGGAGGACCACTCCAAGTGGGCCGTCAGCCCACGGGCAGCGGGGGACGGGTCGCGAGGCGGCggctgggtgtgtgtgggggacATAAACAGGAACGAGGCGGAGGAACAGCGTGGAGGAGGAACCGTGTGTCTTCAGGATCCGACGGTGTGGAAGGCTTACCGGACGGCGGCGCTGGAGTGCGAGGCCTGTGGAGGAGGAACGATCCAGTGCTGAAGAGTCCGCTGAGCTACACGATTACGCTGGGCTCAGGGGCTTATGGGAAATATTTCAACACGCTTGGTATGCTGGGAGTCAGTTTTAAAACGCAAAAAACAAAGTCCAGTTTGGACTGGTGCTGTCAGTTGATTAAACaatgtaatcagattaatcgCACTCTGACACagtgattaatcacgattaatcactgTGCCTAACTTCAATACAATcagttaaaatgcaaatatctaAGTAAACTAATTAATTATTTGTGGGGGAGTTTTGTAGCAGAAAGCAGGTAACGAGATCTCCCAGTGCTCAACAGCAACTAAGGAAACTTACTCCACTACACATGAATATAAAAAGTAGTAAACATCTTCAGGtttctgaacatttctgttttcagctgataacagatatgttttatttcctaGTTCTTGGGTGCCCCGTCCCTTTCTGATGCCGCCCTGGACAACTGCCCATATCAAAAACCgtcaaaaaatagttttatcgTCTCAAACCAAATCTTCACGCCTGAAGAttctcagttttccaggtttttatctTCAGGAAGATTTGAaggaagacattttgttttaaacgctaatttagaaatatccCTCTCCTTTCATATCCTGTGGGAGTTGTGCAGTGAGGTGATAGTTGCGTCTCCTCATCCAGCCTAATCAGTGGCGTAATTTGCACATTTGAAATTTCGAGCTCGTGACCTTGTGACATGTGGGTTAGCAACCCAACACAAGAAAGTTGTGAATGTTTGACTTTGCTGCTGTCACTGAAAATGTTCACCTGTGGTTTATAACTCTCTGAGTCAAATCCATAATCCACTACTGTGAACGGTGTAACCCTCAAAATAGTAGTTGGATTAATCTGCATTATGCAATATTAACACTTCattcattttcagattaatcacatGCGTTAATATATAGTTTGGACataattttgtgaaaatgcaAACCAGAGATGGAGATGAGAGGGAGTTAGAGCTGGCAGGTTTTAAACAGTGACAGAGAGGTCAAGTCTGTGGCACCACAGCTTTTCCTGGCAGTTACTGGAGCGTCTGACAgtcaaaacaggaagaaagcaGCAGGCATCTAAAGATCAGGTTCCTGCTCTCAGAAATCTGGTAAATTAtggattttgattttagtttttttctgtatataaatttttaaaaagcctccAACTGGAAAATCATGGATTGCTGTTACCGAGGTGATGGAATAGGTAGCCATGACGACTAAGCCCTTTGATTGTTTGAGCCTGAAGTGATTCAGCAAACGGCAGAAACAGTTTTCCCTTTGGTCTCctagttgttttctttctctgtgtagAACTTTGAACAGAAATGTCTGCTCAAAGATCATTCGATCCATCAGACAGCAGCCAGAGGTCACCAAAGGTCACTTCCTGGTAGGATGGAGATGAAGATGGTTTGACTGATTGGGCCTTTGTCTTGTGCTACTTTCTACTTTCTTCTCAGTTTCttgtaaatcaaatattttacagcacatCTTCATCACTGGTTTCCATTTAAACCAAATTACATCCAAATCAGGCCATTCTGTTAGTGAATGTAATCTGAAAGTCTAATGTAATTATTCTAAttgcaaatttgtaaaaattagGTAATTTTGTATATTATGTGGTGCTGAGGCAAAGTAACattttgggatatttttttaagagtttgaaAGAAGTAAAAGTTTACACTGGTTTAACTGTAAGCTGCTGGGTTATGTTTGTACACTGTAAGAGAAAATCCTCCTTTGTAGCTTATATTCACTGTAGCCTCTTAAAATTCAAGCATCATTCCTAATAACCAAAcgttatttgtaaaaatgcttagtttttttaaatactttaatgcGGTGAATGCATGTGAGTTCATGGAGTTTATGgtcaaacacatttattattggtttgcatgttttttttctcctttattttacGATTCCAGTAATCAACAGGTGGCAGTAACGGCGTGCAAAGAGCCGCAAAGACGATGGATGGTGCACAACATGCATGCAGATGTCAGgatgtatcttttattttttatttttttaaaagtgcaaataacTGAACTGATCCTAAAAATGCAGCTCAGATAAACATCACTAGTTCCAAACAGCAGTTCAACTTAACtgcaaattgtttgtttttaaagcaaattacaTTTATAACGAGTAAACCGCAAACAACCAGAGTGTGCACctcaagaaaactgaaaataattcttTACTTGCATAAAGAGACACATTCAGTTTATGctttttggcaaaaacatttcaaatgctcagtatgatctttttttttatgcaaatggaGCAGTGCAGTAGGAGAGCAAGTTCTAAAATCTGACAGCGAACTGGAGAGGTTAGGAGAAAGCAGAACAAAACCCATAAAAGTGTCtccttaaaaacaataaaagcgaTAGCTGAAgtgtttttcacagctgctgAAACTGAAGAGACTCTCCTGCAAATGGATGAAAGCAGATTCTGTAAGGAGGTTTTTTCACTCATGCATGCAGGTGTTCTCTCGAGGACTGACATGCTCTGCTTCTTGAAAAGCACGTGGattctttctttcattattatttttaggaTTCTGGAAAGATATCGGGCAGAAAAGATTCAGGtttgatgattttctttttcttccctgtGAATGTTTGTTATAAAGTCAAATGATGTGTGAAGTGGTTTTTCTCTGCCTTCAGTCTGACCTTGATTTTTCTGTAGATAAAGATGCTGGCTgtctttaatttgaa contains the following coding sequences:
- the dnase2 gene encoding deoxyribonuclease-2-alpha isoform X1 — its product is MMFLILSLLIMCAPPGGDASPISCYNDQGDAVDWFYLYKLPKEGGRTHEFKGETYLLLDKGSEGWTEGKVTVNDTKGALGQTVGQLYSQEKNSEVAYILYNDQPPSEEFGGRWAEGSGSRGGHTKGVVLLDKNQGFWLVHSTPHFPPERQEGQFYYPSSGVNNGQNFICVTYPLERFQTIGEQLQINQPNVYDCDVPESLASSVPALAAVCNKNLLSSQTFPHVKTVSNRSVTLTSTGGTDFISFAKGAKFDDDLYHSWVAPALKSDLLVQFWVRSTGILPSDCSLGWKVLDIKSINPGQTFTFKTTEDHSKWAVSPRAAGDGSRGGGWVCVGDINRNEAEEQRGGGTVCLQDPTVWKAYRTAALECEACGGGTIQC
- the dnase2 gene encoding deoxyribonuclease-2-alpha isoform X2, with translation MFLILSLLIMCAPPGGDASPISCYNDQGDAVDWFYLYKLPKEGGRTHEFKGETYLLLDKGSEGWTEGKVTVNDTKGALGQTVGQLYSQEKNSEVAYILYNDQPPSEEFGGRWAEGSGSRGGHTKGVVLLDKNQGFWLVHSTPHFPPERQEGQFYYPSSGVNNGQNFICVTYPLERFQTIGEQLQINQPNVYDCDVPESLASSVPALAAVCNKNLLSSQTFPHVKTVSNRSVTLTSTGGTDFISFAKGAKFDDDLYHSWVAPALKSDLLVQFWVRSTGILPSDCSLGWKVLDIKSINPGQTFTFKTTEDHSKWAVSPRAAGDGSRGGGWVCVGDINRNEAEEQRGGGTVCLQDPTVWKAYRTAALECEACGGGTIQC